Proteins encoded by one window of Marixanthomonas sp. SCSIO 43207:
- the lepB gene encoding signal peptidase I, with amino-acid sequence MSWTGWLLFFLLIQVVHFLGTWKLYIKSGRQAWEAAVPVYNAVILMKIINRPWWWVILLFIPIVNLIMFPVVWVETLRSFGRNSNANTFLAILTFGLYIYYINYTQEVTYIEERSLKPRTAAGEWVSSILFAVVAATIVHTYFMQPFTIPTASLEKTLLVGDFLFVSKFHYGARTPMTPLSFPMVHDTIPVVKSKSYISKPQIPYFRFPGFEDIERNDIVVFNWPIDEFENIGPPPSGKAYKPIDKKSNYVKRCVGLPGDSLEIRDGYVYIDGKQNDLPDRSKIQFSYAFRTKGKMNPNVFREQYDITDGIGYDENLKAYVLPAVSENSLNLLKQNPNIAEVFRYKSEKGEFDASIFPQDDRYKWNADNFGPIYIPKKDATVDINLETIPFYKRIIEVYEGSELGIENNITTSGNQVLLNGEPISSYTFKQDYYWMMGDNRNNSQDARMWGYVPFNHVVGKPVFIWMSWDGTKQGIMNKIRWERLFTTVGGKGKPVSYLSYFLVLVIAWFVFDFFRKRKKKNK; translated from the coding sequence ATGAGTTGGACAGGTTGGTTATTATTTTTCCTATTAATACAAGTAGTTCACTTTTTAGGAACCTGGAAGTTATACATTAAATCCGGAAGACAAGCTTGGGAAGCTGCTGTACCGGTTTACAATGCAGTAATATTGATGAAAATTATAAATCGCCCTTGGTGGTGGGTAATTTTACTTTTTATTCCTATTGTAAACTTAATTATGTTTCCTGTTGTTTGGGTTGAAACCTTGCGAAGCTTTGGCAGGAACAGCAACGCAAATACTTTTTTGGCAATACTTACATTTGGTCTATATATTTATTATATAAATTACACACAAGAGGTCACGTATATTGAAGAACGAAGCCTAAAACCTCGCACTGCCGCTGGAGAATGGGTAAGTTCTATTTTGTTTGCAGTTGTAGCAGCTACAATTGTTCATACATACTTTATGCAGCCGTTTACTATCCCAACTGCATCTTTAGAAAAAACATTATTAGTTGGCGACTTTTTATTTGTAAGTAAGTTTCATTATGGAGCTCGTACACCTATGACCCCACTTTCGTTTCCGATGGTGCACGATACAATACCGGTTGTAAAATCAAAATCTTATATTTCAAAACCACAAATACCATACTTTAGATTCCCAGGCTTTGAAGATATTGAACGCAACGATATTGTTGTTTTTAACTGGCCTATTGATGAGTTTGAAAACATAGGACCACCACCAAGCGGAAAGGCTTATAAACCTATTGATAAAAAATCAAACTATGTAAAGCGTTGTGTAGGTTTGCCGGGAGATTCATTAGAAATTAGAGATGGATACGTTTACATAGACGGAAAGCAAAACGACCTTCCAGACCGATCAAAAATTCAGTTTTCATATGCTTTTAGAACCAAAGGAAAAATGAATCCAAATGTGTTTAGAGAGCAGTATGACATTACAGATGGTATAGGATATGATGAAAATTTAAAAGCATACGTTTTACCGGCTGTTTCAGAAAATTCACTTAACCTACTGAAGCAAAATCCTAATATTGCTGAAGTTTTTAGGTATAAATCTGAAAAAGGAGAGTTTGATGCCTCTATCTTTCCACAAGACGACCGCTATAAGTGGAATGCAGATAACTTTGGGCCTATTTATATTCCGAAGAAAGACGCTACTGTTGATATAAATCTTGAAACCATTCCGTTTTATAAACGCATTATTGAAGTATATGAAGGAAGCGAATTAGGCATTGAAAACAACATTACCACTTCTGGCAATCAAGTATTATTAAATGGTGAACCCATAAGTAGTTATACTTTTAAGCAAGACTATTATTGGATGATGGGTGATAATCGTAACAACTCACAAGATGCTCGTATGTGGGGGTATGTGCCTTTTAATCACGTGGTAGGAAAACCCGTTTTTATCTGGATGAGTTGGGATGGCACCAAACAAGGAATTATGAATAAAATACGCTGGGAACGGTTGTTTACAACTGTTGGCGGTAAAGGTAAACCAGTTTCATACCTTTCATATTTCTTAGTTTTGGTTATTGCTTGGTTTGTTTTTGACTTTTTCAGAAAAAGAAAAAAGAAAAATAAATAA